GATCTGCGGCCCGGGCCTGGTCAACATCCACCGTGCGCTGAGCGAGATTGCCGGGGTCGACCCGGGCCCGCTGCAGCCCAAGGACATCACCGCGCGCGCAGCCGCTGGCGACCCGCGCTCGTCGCGCACCATCGACCTGTTTTGCGCCATCTTCGGTGCGATCGCCGGCGACATGGTGCTGATGCAGGGCGCGTGGGACGGCGTCTTCCTCACTGGCGGGCTGGTGCCCAAGGTGCTGGATTCGCTGCAGCACTCCGGCTTTCGCCAGCGCTTCGAGCACAAGGGCCGGTTCTCCGCGATCATGTCGAAGGTGCCCTCGCTGGCCGTCATGCATCCGCATGCCGGCCTGCTGGGCGCCGCGGCCTATGCCGTGGATGCAGAGCGGCAGCATCCAGGAGAACAGCGATGAGCCTGCAGGACGACCCGCGCATCACCCTGGTGCGTTACGAGGACCCGGCCGAATGGACCGAGACGGTGGCCAGCGAAATGGCCGACCTGCTGGAACAGGAAATCTCGCGTCGCGGGCAGGCACGCATGCTGCTCTCCGGCGGGACCACGCCTGCCCCGGTCTACGAATCGCTGGCACATCGTCCGCTGGACTGGTCGCGGGTCGAAGTGGGCCTGGTGGATGAGCGCTGGCTCTCGCCGCAGGACCAGGACAGCAACGCCTGGCTGGTGAATCACAGCTTCCTGACCCACGCGCCGGCGGCGACCTTCATCCCGCTGGTTCGCCCGGGCAAGCAACTACCCGAATGCGTGCACACCGCGAACCTGCAGGCCACGCATGCCGAGCCGGCCTGCCTGGCAGTGCTGGGCATGGGCGGCGACGGCCATACCGCCTCGCTGTTCCCCGGCTCGACCGAGCTGCCGAAAGCGCTCGCCAGCCCGCAACCGTACGCGTCGCTGGATGCCACCGGTTGTCCGGGCGCCAACCAGTGGCCGCTGCGCATCACCCTGACCCCGGCCGGGCTGGCGCCGATCCCCCGCCGCCTGTTGTT
The window above is part of the Xanthomonas campestris pv. badrii genome. Proteins encoded here:
- the pgl gene encoding 6-phosphogluconolactonase, which gives rise to MSLQDDPRITLVRYEDPAEWTETVASEMADLLEQEISRRGQARMLLSGGTTPAPVYESLAHRPLDWSRVEVGLVDERWLSPQDQDSNAWLVNHSFLTHAPAATFIPLVRPGKQLPECVHTANLQATHAEPACLAVLGMGGDGHTASLFPGSTELPKALASPQPYASLDATGCPGANQWPLRITLTPAGLAPIPRRLLLLRGKQKLDVLTAALAGDDISQYPIRVALQQPGPRLRVHWCA